In one Pseudomonas sp. Bout1 genomic region, the following are encoded:
- a CDS encoding MBOAT family protein, translating to MVFSSNVFLFLFLPIFLGLYYLSGQRYRNLLLLIASYVFYAWWRVDFLALFAAVTLWNYWIGLKVGAAGVRTKPAQRWLLLGVAVDLCILGYFKYANFGVDSINLMMKSAGLEPFILTHVLLPIGISFYIFESISYIIDVYRGDTPATRNLIDFAAFVAIFPHLIAGPVLRFRDLADQFNNRTHTLDKFSEGCTRFMQGFIKKVFIADTLAVVADHCFALQNPTTGDAWLGALAYTAQLYFDFSGYSDMAIGLGLMMGFRFMENFKQPYISQSITEFWRRWHISLSTWLRDYLYITLGGNRKGTLTTYRNLFLTMLLGGLWHGANITYIVWGAWHGMWLAIEKAIGLNTAPRSFNVVRWAFTFLLVVMGWVIFRSENLHVAGRMYGAMFSFGEWSLSELNRASLTGLQVATLVVAYATLAFFGLRDFYRNRPAEKAKPADPSLIKAVPGDNPGSIHQPGYTVGTEATVQPAYWTAAWPRYAMRAAVLLLFVASILKLSAQSFSPFLYFQF from the coding sequence ATGGTTTTCTCGTCCAATGTGTTCCTGTTTTTGTTCTTGCCGATCTTCCTCGGCTTGTACTACTTGAGCGGGCAACGCTATCGCAATCTGCTGCTGCTGATTGCCAGCTACGTGTTCTACGCCTGGTGGCGAGTGGACTTCCTGGCGCTGTTCGCCGCCGTGACGCTGTGGAACTACTGGATCGGCCTCAAGGTCGGTGCAGCCGGCGTGCGTACCAAGCCAGCCCAACGCTGGCTGCTGTTGGGCGTGGCGGTCGACCTGTGCATCCTTGGCTACTTCAAGTACGCCAACTTCGGCGTCGACAGCATCAACCTGATGATGAAGTCGGCAGGTCTCGAACCTTTCATCCTGACCCACGTGCTGTTGCCGATCGGGATCTCGTTCTACATCTTCGAGTCCATCAGCTACATCATCGACGTGTACCGCGGCGACACCCCGGCCACCCGCAACCTGATCGACTTTGCGGCGTTCGTGGCGATCTTCCCGCACCTGATCGCCGGCCCGGTGTTGCGCTTTCGCGACCTGGCCGACCAGTTCAACAACCGCACCCACACCCTCGATAAATTCTCCGAGGGTTGCACGCGGTTCATGCAGGGTTTCATCAAGAAGGTGTTCATCGCCGACACCCTGGCGGTGGTCGCCGACCATTGCTTTGCCCTGCAAAACCCAACCACGGGCGACGCGTGGCTCGGCGCACTGGCGTACACCGCGCAGCTCTACTTCGACTTCTCCGGCTACAGCGACATGGCCATCGGCCTGGGCTTGATGATGGGTTTTCGCTTCATGGAAAACTTCAAGCAGCCGTACATCAGCCAGTCGATCACCGAGTTCTGGCGGCGCTGGCACATCAGCCTGTCCACCTGGCTGCGTGACTACCTGTACATCACCCTGGGCGGCAACCGTAAAGGCACGCTGACCACCTACCGCAACCTGTTCCTGACCATGCTGCTCGGTGGCCTGTGGCACGGGGCAAACATCACCTACATCGTGTGGGGTGCCTGGCACGGCATGTGGCTGGCAATTGAAAAAGCCATCGGCCTCAACACCGCACCGCGCAGTTTCAACGTCGTGCGCTGGGCCTTCACCTTCCTGCTGGTGGTGATGGGCTGGGTGATCTTCCGCTCGGAAAACCTGCACGTCGCCGGCCGCATGTACGGTGCGATGTTCAGCTTTGGCGAGTGGTCGCTGTCGGAACTCAACCGCGCCAGCCTCACCGGCCTGCAAGTGGCAACCCTGGTGGTGGCGTACGCAACCCTGGCGTTCTTCGGTTTGCGCGACTTCTACCGCAATCGGCCGGCAGAAAAAGCCAAGCCGGCTGACCCAAGCCTGATCAAGGCCGTACCGGGCGACAACCCCGGCAGCATCCATCAGCCCGGCTACACCGTGGGCACCGAGGCCACCGTACAACCAGCCTACTGGACCGCCGCCTGGCCACGCTACGCCATGCGCGCCGCCGTACTGCTGTTGTTCGTGGCATCGATTCTCAAACTTTCGGCGCAGAGCTTCTCGCCGTTCCTTTACTTCCAGTTCTGA
- a CDS encoding mannose-1-phosphate guanylyltransferase/mannose-6-phosphate isomerase, with translation MIPVILSGGSGSRLWPLSRKQFPKQFLALTGEHTLFQQTLERLVFDGMDAPIVVCNKDHRFIVNEQLAARKLDTQRILMEPFGRNTAPAVALTAMMLVNEGRDELMLVLPADHVLDDQKALQRALALATVAAERGEMVLFGVPATRPETGYGYIKSTNDSLLPEGVSRVQQFVEKPDEKRAIEFVKSGGYFWNSGMFLFRASRFLEELKKHDPDIYDTCMLTLERSEQTADTIDIDASTFACCPDNSIDYAVMEKTQLACVVPLSAGWSDVGCWASLWDVNEKDANGNVSKGDVVIQDSRNCMIHGNGKLVSVIGLENIVVVETKDAMMIAHKDKVQGVKQMVNTLNEQGRSETQNHCEVYRPWGSYDSVDMGGRFQVKHISVKPGACLSLQMHHHRAEHWIVVSGTAEVTCDENVFLLTENQSTYIPIASVHRLRNPGKIPLEIIEVQSGSYLGEDDIERFEDIYGRSTPIERGVSVKTIAQ, from the coding sequence ATGATCCCAGTAATCCTTTCCGGTGGTAGCGGCTCACGTCTCTGGCCGCTTTCGCGTAAACAGTTTCCCAAGCAGTTCCTGGCCCTGACCGGCGAGCACACCTTGTTCCAGCAAACCCTGGAGCGCCTGGTATTCGACGGCATGGACGCGCCCATCGTGGTCTGCAACAAGGACCACCGCTTTATCGTCAACGAGCAACTGGCCGCCCGCAAACTCGACACCCAGCGCATCCTGATGGAACCGTTCGGCCGCAACACCGCGCCGGCCGTAGCCCTGACGGCAATGATGCTGGTCAACGAAGGCCGTGACGAATTGATGCTGGTGCTGCCCGCCGACCACGTACTGGACGACCAGAAAGCCCTGCAACGCGCCCTGGCTTTGGCCACCGTGGCGGCCGAGCGCGGCGAGATGGTGCTGTTCGGCGTACCGGCAACCCGTCCGGAAACCGGCTACGGCTACATCAAGTCGACCAACGATTCGCTGCTGCCCGAGGGCGTCAGCCGCGTGCAACAGTTCGTTGAAAAACCCGATGAAAAACGCGCGATCGAGTTCGTCAAAAGCGGGGGTTATTTCTGGAACAGCGGCATGTTCCTGTTCCGCGCCAGCCGCTTCCTCGAAGAACTGAAAAAGCACGATCCAGACATCTACGACACCTGCATGCTGACCCTGGAACGCAGCGAACAGACCGCCGACACCATCGACATCGACGCCTCGACCTTCGCCTGCTGCCCGGACAACTCCATCGACTACGCCGTGATGGAAAAAACCCAACTGGCCTGCGTCGTACCCTTGAGCGCTGGCTGGAGCGACGTGGGTTGCTGGGCATCGCTGTGGGACGTAAACGAAAAAGACGCCAACGGTAACGTCAGCAAGGGCGATGTGGTGATCCAGGACAGCCGCAACTGCATGATCCACGGCAACGGCAAACTGGTGTCGGTGATCGGCCTGGAAAACATCGTGGTGGTGGAAACCAAGGACGCGATGATGATTGCCCACAAGGACAAGGTCCAGGGCGTCAAGCAGATGGTCAACACCCTCAACGAACAGGGCCGCAGCGAAACCCAGAACCACTGCGAGGTCTACCGTCCGTGGGGCTCGTATGACTCGGTGGACATGGGCGGCCGCTTCCAGGTCAAGCACATCTCGGTCAAGCCGGGCGCGTGCCTGTCGTTGCAGATGCACCACCACCGCGCCGAACACTGGATCGTGGTCAGCGGCACCGCCGAAGTCACCTGTGACGAGAACGTGTTCCTGCTCACCGAAAACCAGTCGACCTACATCCCGATTGCCTCGGTGCACCGCTTGCGCAACCCGGGCAAGATCCCGCTGGAGATTATCGAGGTGCAGTCCGGCAGCTACCTGGGTGAAGACGATATCGAGCGTTTTGAAGACATCTACGGTCGGTCGACGCCAATCGAGCGTGGCGTGTCGGTGAAAACCATCGCGCAGTAA
- a CDS encoding alginate O-acetyltransferase has translation MHPHMIKLLCLSGLTLGLLAASQGVRADEVQAPIFSAEPCCSLCPAAHDAKNYTTRYQQNFTTLVQAQGDWLFRTQEDLRTEFDTSPAGYKRMQQLHDAFKSKGVELVVVYQPTRGLVNRNKLNPEEKAKFDFDKALGNYKTMLGRFAKMGYVVPDLSPLTNEQLPDELPAHDFYFRGDQHWTPYGAQRTAKIVGAKVRAMPEFAGIPQREFETKRSGRMGKTGTLHNMAGQLCGTSYAIQYMDQFTTEPKGEAADGDLFGDSGNPQITLVGTSHSGKNYNFAGFLEQEIGADILNVAFPGGGLEGSMIQYLGSEEFQKTPPKILIWEFSPLYRLDQETIYRQMMSLLDNGCEGKTAQMTASTTLKPGKNELLVNSSNKDLRNSSHQVDIRFADPSVKTLQATLWYMNGRHEDIKIEKPETSDTDGRFAFELRTDEDWATQNLLAVEVQGPEAGAAAQKVEAKICTRNVFPAGGQQTASAGQ, from the coding sequence ATGCACCCACACATGATCAAACTGCTCTGCCTTTCGGGTTTGACCCTCGGCCTGCTCGCCGCCAGCCAGGGCGTGCGCGCCGACGAAGTACAGGCCCCGATATTCAGCGCCGAACCGTGCTGCAGCTTGTGCCCGGCCGCCCACGACGCGAAGAACTACACCACGCGCTACCAGCAGAACTTCACCACCCTGGTGCAAGCACAGGGCGACTGGTTGTTCCGCACCCAGGAAGATTTGCGCACCGAATTCGACACCAGCCCTGCCGGCTACAAACGCATGCAACAACTGCACGATGCGTTCAAGAGCAAGGGTGTGGAACTGGTCGTGGTCTACCAGCCAACCCGTGGTTTGGTGAACCGCAACAAGCTCAACCCTGAAGAGAAAGCCAAGTTCGATTTTGACAAGGCGCTGGGCAACTACAAGACCATGCTGGGGCGCTTCGCCAAGATGGGCTACGTGGTGCCGGACCTGTCGCCATTGACCAACGAGCAACTGCCGGATGAATTGCCGGCCCACGATTTCTACTTCCGTGGCGACCAACACTGGACGCCATACGGTGCGCAGCGCACGGCGAAAATCGTCGGTGCAAAAGTGCGCGCGATGCCTGAATTTGCCGGCATCCCGCAGCGTGAGTTCGAGACCAAGCGCTCCGGCCGCATGGGCAAGACCGGCACCCTGCACAACATGGCCGGGCAATTGTGCGGCACCAGCTACGCGATCCAGTACATGGACCAGTTCACCACCGAGCCCAAGGGCGAAGCGGCAGACGGCGACCTGTTCGGTGATTCCGGCAACCCGCAGATCACCCTCGTGGGCACCAGCCACAGCGGCAAGAACTACAACTTCGCGGGCTTCCTGGAACAAGAAATCGGTGCCGACATCCTCAACGTCGCCTTCCCCGGCGGTGGCCTGGAAGGCTCGATGATCCAGTACCTGGGCAGCGAAGAATTCCAGAAAACCCCGCCGAAGATTCTGATCTGGGAGTTCTCGCCGCTGTATCGACTGGACCAGGAGACCATCTACCGCCAGATGATGTCGCTGCTCGACAACGGCTGTGAAGGCAAGACCGCCCAGATGACCGCCAGCACTACGCTCAAACCCGGCAAGAACGAATTGCTGGTTAACAGTTCGAACAAAGACCTGCGCAATTCCAGCCATCAGGTCGATATCCGCTTCGCCGACCCTTCGGTGAAAACCTTGCAAGCCACCCTCTGGTACATGAACGGACGCCACGAGGACATCAAGATCGAGAAACCCGAAACATCCGATACAGACGGGCGTTTCGCCTTTGAACTGCGCACCGACGAAGACTGGGCCACGCAAAACCTGCTGGCCGTGGAAGTGCAGGGCCCCGAAGCGGGCGCTGCCGCGCAGAAAGTCGAAGCGAAAATTTGCACACGCAACGTATTCCCGGCGGGTGGTCAACAGACCGCTTCCGCCGGGCAATGA
- a CDS encoding alginate O-acetyltransferase has protein sequence MTRSLRVLYIALFLAVLLALGAWSMRSFFGFSTNADATVLNGRWTKAVETHYDDQFPIKRLGTNLWAALDYKLFNEGRPGVVIGRDHWLYSDEEFNPIVNEDQNLQGNYALVEGVRQKLKAQGIQLVMAIVPAKVRLYPEHLGEVQPASIHAGLYQDFHARMAADKIVAPDLMGPLQQAKLHGQQVFLRTDTHWTPDGAEVAAKTLATTIANKTPLSGEPQRFITEAEKTEPHKGDLRLFLPLDPLFENLMPPKEPLQKRVTHLAETKGDDALFTDSETPVALVGTSYSANPNWNFVGALKQALGSDVINYSEDGHGPILPMLSYLKSDDFKNSPPQVLIWEFPERYLPVNNEIGDADPQWVAQLKQAGMRQQNMALNTPAVKHMNSETPDRAQN, from the coding sequence ATGACCCGTTCATTACGCGTGCTCTATATCGCCTTGTTCCTGGCCGTGCTGTTGGCGCTGGGCGCCTGGTCGATGCGCAGTTTCTTCGGTTTCAGCACCAACGCCGACGCCACCGTGCTCAACGGCCGCTGGACCAAGGCCGTCGAAACGCATTACGACGACCAGTTCCCGATCAAGCGCCTGGGCACCAACCTGTGGGCAGCGCTGGACTACAAGCTGTTCAATGAAGGCCGGCCTGGCGTGGTGATTGGCCGCGATCACTGGTTGTACAGCGACGAAGAGTTCAACCCCATCGTCAATGAAGACCAGAACCTGCAAGGCAACTACGCCCTGGTGGAAGGCGTGCGCCAGAAGCTCAAGGCGCAAGGCATCCAACTGGTGATGGCGATCGTGCCGGCCAAGGTGCGCCTGTACCCGGAACACCTCGGCGAAGTGCAGCCTGCGAGCATCCACGCCGGCCTGTACCAGGACTTCCATGCCCGCATGGCCGCCGACAAGATCGTCGCCCCCGACCTGATGGGCCCGCTGCAACAGGCCAAGCTGCACGGCCAGCAAGTGTTCCTGCGCACCGACACCCACTGGACTCCGGATGGCGCCGAAGTAGCGGCCAAAACGTTGGCCACGACGATTGCCAACAAAACGCCCCTGAGCGGCGAGCCTCAACGCTTTATCACCGAAGCCGAGAAGACCGAACCGCACAAGGGTGACCTGCGCCTGTTCCTGCCGCTGGACCCGCTGTTCGAAAACCTGATGCCGCCCAAGGAGCCGCTGCAAAAACGCGTCACGCACCTGGCCGAAACCAAAGGCGACGACGCGCTGTTCACCGACAGCGAAACCCCGGTGGCACTGGTGGGCACGAGCTACAGCGCCAACCCGAACTGGAACTTTGTCGGCGCGCTGAAGCAAGCCCTGGGCAGCGACGTCATCAACTACTCAGAAGACGGTCACGGCCCGATCCTGCCGATGCTCAGCTACCTGAAAAGCGACGACTTCAAGAACAGCCCGCCACAGGTGCTGATCTGGGAGTTTCCTGAACGTTATCTGCCCGTGAACAACGAAATCGGCGATGCCGACCCGCAGTGGGTCGCGCAACTCAAACAAGCCGGTATGCGCCAACAAAACATGGCACTGAACACCCCCGCCGTTAAACACATGAACTCCGAGACGCCCGACCGGGCGCAAAACTGA
- the algG gene encoding mannuronan 5-epimerase AlgG, producing the protein MGACAMKPQSLLVAAMLLASASAFADKAPTIAKELQQAKTYTISSPPTAPLEMAKPALPDVSGYTAANIAKKIVRSKPGKVSIRRMMQEDALKDFIGGDNKMAEWVVRQHGIPQAIFVDDGYMNLKDLLKKVPKQYLSETSPGVFLAKLPIVVGRKGILEIDKQTQELRLSQEAGSFLINDGQLFVRDTKITGWREKTNGPATFQSPKEFRPFLLAWGGTETYIANSKMASFGYANSKSYGVSISQYTPNMAKVLKRPEPTGWIVDSEFSDMWYGFYCYETTGFVLKGNTYKDNIVYGIDPHDRSHGLIITDNTVYGTKKKHGIIISREVNDSFIFNNRSFDNKLSGLVIDRNSVNNLIADNEIYRNHTDGITLYESGDNLLWGNKVISNRRHGIRVRNSVNIRLYENVAMANGLTGVYGHIKDLTDTDRDIALDPFDTKVSLIVVGGELAANGSGPLSIDSPLSVELYRVSMLAPTKSSGISFSGVLGDRQEEILDLLVRQKKAVLIDPVERQTEMQD; encoded by the coding sequence ATGGGAGCCTGCGCAATGAAGCCTCAAAGCCTGCTCGTCGCGGCCATGCTGTTGGCCAGCGCCTCGGCCTTCGCCGACAAAGCGCCGACCATCGCCAAAGAGCTGCAACAGGCCAAGACCTACACCATTTCCAGCCCGCCGACCGCGCCGCTGGAGATGGCCAAGCCTGCACTGCCGGACGTGTCCGGCTATACCGCGGCGAATATCGCGAAGAAGATCGTACGCAGCAAACCCGGCAAAGTCAGCATCCGCCGGATGATGCAGGAAGACGCCCTGAAGGACTTCATCGGCGGCGACAACAAGATGGCCGAATGGGTAGTGCGCCAGCACGGTATTCCCCAGGCGATCTTTGTCGACGACGGCTACATGAACCTCAAGGACCTGCTGAAGAAAGTGCCCAAGCAGTACCTCAGCGAAACCTCGCCGGGGGTGTTCCTGGCCAAGCTGCCGATCGTGGTGGGCCGTAAAGGCATCCTTGAAATCGACAAGCAGACCCAGGAGTTGCGCCTGTCCCAGGAAGCCGGTTCGTTCCTGATCAACGACGGCCAGTTGTTTGTGCGTGACACCAAAATCACCGGCTGGCGCGAGAAAACCAACGGCCCGGCGACCTTCCAGTCGCCCAAGGAATTCCGCCCGTTCCTGCTGGCCTGGGGCGGCACCGAGACCTACATCGCCAACAGCAAGATGGCCAGCTTCGGCTACGCCAACAGTAAGTCGTACGGCGTGAGTATTTCCCAGTACACCCCGAACATGGCCAAGGTACTCAAGCGCCCTGAGCCAACCGGCTGGATCGTCGACTCCGAGTTCTCGGACATGTGGTACGGCTTCTACTGCTACGAAACCACCGGCTTTGTGCTCAAGGGCAATACCTACAAAGACAACATCGTCTATGGCATTGACCCCCACGACCGTTCCCACGGTTTGATCATCACCGACAACACCGTCTACGGCACGAAGAAGAAGCACGGCATCATCATTTCCCGGGAAGTGAACGACAGCTTCATCTTCAACAACCGCAGCTTCGACAACAAGCTCTCGGGCCTGGTGATCGACCGTAACAGCGTCAACAACCTGATCGCCGACAACGAGATCTACCGCAACCACACCGACGGCATCACCCTCTATGAGAGCGGCGATAACCTGTTGTGGGGCAACAAGGTGATCAGCAATCGTCGCCACGGCATCCGCGTGCGTAACAGCGTGAACATTCGCCTGTACGAGAACGTTGCGATGGCCAACGGGCTGACCGGCGTGTACGGACACATCAAGGATTTGACCGACACCGACCGCGACATCGCCCTCGACCCGTTCGACACCAAGGTCTCGCTGATCGTGGTCGGCGGTGAACTGGCCGCCAATGGCAGCGGCCCGCTGTCCATCGACTCGCCATTGAGCGTCGAGCTATACCGCGTGTCGATGCTTGCGCCGACCAAATCCAGTGGCATCAGCTTCTCCGGCGTCCTCGGCGATCGCCAGGAAGAGATTCTCGACCTTCTGGTACGCCAGAAGAAAGCCGTGCTGATCGACCCTGTCGAACGCCAGACCGAAATGCAGGACTGA
- a CDS encoding alginate export family protein produces MKLNPFVKAGIGLTFALLWSCPTLAALTEAKNFGLEVKATAQSEDDRDLGTQKGGDVNGIGLDLRPWIYGESGNWSAYAMGQAVTSSDIIETDTLQQSSDDTTEQSSNNDRKSKKNYLAMREFWVAYGGFTPYPGEILKLGRQRLRNDDGQWRDTNIEALNWTFDTTLLKANVGVAERFSEYRTDLKELSPKDKDRQHLYADAAYQWTPGQWIGLRAHHTHDDGKLDFPEPGVATDSLDKRENGDLTWLGIEANSDAYNWRNTNTVNYWASVTGMQGDRDTVNALNADGTRPTHAKRSDDVNGWATDLGVRLRLDPQWQVGAAYSRASAEYEQNGLQSNRSNWTGTQSRVHRFGEAFRGEMNNMQSMSLFGSWQLREDYDASLVYHKFWRVDGNKPVGSNGIDAVQNNTDDVTGAILSSTSLPLEDGKKDLGQEMDLVVTKYFKKGLLPAALSQSIDEPSALVRFRAGVFKPGDAYGSQVDSYMHRAFVDVIWKF; encoded by the coding sequence ATGAAGCTCAACCCATTCGTCAAGGCCGGCATCGGCCTGACCTTCGCCCTGCTGTGGTCGTGCCCGACCCTGGCCGCGCTGACCGAAGCCAAGAACTTCGGCCTGGAAGTGAAAGCCACCGCGCAGTCCGAAGATGACCGCGACCTCGGCACGCAAAAAGGCGGCGACGTCAACGGTATCGGCCTCGACCTGCGCCCGTGGATCTACGGCGAAAGTGGCAACTGGAGCGCCTACGCCATGGGCCAGGCCGTAACCTCCAGCGACATCATCGAGACCGACACCCTGCAGCAATCGTCCGATGACACCACCGAACAATCGAGCAACAACGACCGCAAAAGCAAGAAAAACTACCTGGCGATGCGTGAGTTCTGGGTGGCTTACGGCGGCTTCACGCCTTACCCCGGCGAGATCCTCAAACTCGGTCGCCAGCGCCTGCGCAATGACGATGGCCAGTGGCGCGACACCAACATCGAAGCGCTGAACTGGACCTTCGACACCACCTTGCTCAAGGCCAATGTCGGGGTCGCCGAGCGTTTCAGCGAATACCGCACCGACCTCAAGGAACTGTCGCCCAAGGACAAGGACCGTCAGCACCTTTACGCTGACGCCGCCTATCAGTGGACGCCGGGGCAGTGGATCGGCCTGCGCGCTCACCACACCCATGACGACGGCAAGCTCGACTTCCCGGAACCGGGCGTGGCCACCGACTCGCTGGACAAACGCGAGAACGGCGACCTGACCTGGCTCGGCATCGAAGCCAACAGCGACGCGTATAACTGGCGCAACACCAACACCGTCAACTACTGGGCCAGCGTCACCGGCATGCAGGGCGACCGCGACACGGTCAACGCCTTGAACGCCGACGGCACCCGCCCCACCCATGCCAAGCGCAGCGATGACGTGAATGGCTGGGCCACCGACCTGGGTGTGCGCCTGCGCCTCGACCCGCAGTGGCAAGTAGGCGCCGCCTACTCCCGGGCCAGTGCCGAATACGAGCAGAACGGCCTGCAAAGCAACCGTTCGAACTGGACCGGTACCCAGTCCCGCGTGCACCGTTTCGGCGAAGCGTTTCGCGGCGAAATGAACAACATGCAGTCCATGAGCCTGTTCGGTTCCTGGCAGTTGCGCGAGGACTACGACGCAAGCCTGGTGTACCACAAGTTCTGGCGCGTCGACGGCAACAAGCCGGTCGGCAGCAACGGCATCGATGCCGTGCAGAACAACACCGACGACGTGACCGGCGCAATCCTGTCCAGCACTTCCCTGCCGCTTGAAGATGGCAAGAAAGACCTGGGCCAGGAGATGGACCTGGTCGTCACCAAGTACTTCAAGAAAGGCCTGCTGCCGGCCGCACTCAGCCAGTCGATCGACGAACCGTCGGCCCTGGTGCGTTTCCGTGCTGGCGTGTTCAAGCCGGGCGACGCCTATGGCAGCCAGGTCGACTCGTACATGCATCGCGCCTTTGTCGACGTGATCTGGAAGTTCTGA
- a CDS encoding mannuronate-specific alginate lyase has product MRLLMQTRLLLPTLLGLAIFAGSVNAAAPLRPPQGYFAPVEAFKTGDFKNDCDTMPAPYTGSLQFRSKYEGSDKARSTLNVQSEKAFRDSTADITKLEKDTSKRVMQFMRDGRPEQLECTLNWLTSWAKADALMSKDFNHTGKSMRKWALGSMASAYVRLKFSDSHPLANHQQESQLIEAWFSKMADQVVSDWDNLPLDKTNNHSYWAAWSVMATSIATNRRDLFDWAVKEYKVGANQVDAQGFLPNELKRQQRALSYHNYALPPLAMIASFALVNGVDLRQENNGALKRLGDNVLAGVKDPQIFEKKNGKEQDMKDLKEDMKFAWLEPFCTLYTCAPDVIERKHGMQPFKTFRLGGDLTKVYDPTHEKGNKGS; this is encoded by the coding sequence ATGAGGTTACTTATGCAGACCAGACTCTTACTACCCACGCTGCTGGGCCTGGCGATTTTTGCCGGCTCCGTTAACGCCGCCGCGCCACTGCGTCCACCCCAGGGCTACTTCGCCCCGGTGGAGGCATTCAAGACCGGCGACTTCAAGAACGACTGCGACACCATGCCCGCGCCGTACACCGGTTCGCTGCAGTTTCGCAGCAAATACGAAGGCTCGGACAAGGCGCGCTCCACACTGAATGTGCAGTCCGAAAAAGCCTTTCGCGACAGCACCGCCGACATCACCAAGCTGGAAAAAGACACCAGCAAACGCGTGATGCAATTCATGCGCGACGGCAGGCCGGAGCAGCTGGAATGCACGCTGAACTGGCTCACAAGCTGGGCCAAGGCCGATGCGTTGATGTCCAAGGACTTCAACCACACCGGCAAGTCCATGCGCAAATGGGCGCTGGGCAGCATGGCGTCGGCCTATGTGCGCCTGAAGTTCTCCGACTCCCACCCGCTGGCCAACCACCAGCAGGAGTCGCAGTTGATCGAGGCCTGGTTCAGCAAAATGGCCGACCAGGTAGTGAGCGACTGGGACAACCTGCCGCTGGATAAAACCAACAACCACTCCTACTGGGCCGCCTGGTCGGTGATGGCGACCTCCATCGCCACCAACCGTCGCGACCTGTTTGACTGGGCCGTGAAGGAATACAAGGTCGGCGCCAACCAGGTGGATGCCCAAGGCTTCCTGCCCAACGAATTGAAGCGTCAGCAACGGGCTTTGTCGTACCACAACTACGCCCTGCCACCGTTGGCAATGATCGCCAGTTTTGCGTTGGTCAATGGCGTGGACCTGCGCCAGGAAAACAACGGTGCACTCAAACGCCTGGGTGACAACGTGCTGGCCGGGGTGAAAGACCCGCAGATCTTCGAGAAGAAGAACGGCAAGGAGCAGGACATGAAAGACCTCAAGGAGGACATGAAATTTGCCTGGCTTGAACCGTTCTGCACCCTCTACACCTGCGCGCCGGACGTGATCGAGCGCAAGCACGGGATGCAGCCGTTCAAGACGTTCCGCCTCGGCGGCGACCTGACCAAGGTCTACGACCCGACGCACGAAAAAGGCAACAAAGGCAGCTGA
- a CDS encoding alginate O-acetyltransferase AlgF — translation MTFTTNLAKTFALVAGMSVVSMSAFAGGDAALYGPVAPKGSSFVRVYNASNQEVSATVGSTNLNEVAPLASSDFSFMPGGDYSAKVGSQTLPVKLAADHYYTLVSSGSGQPQLIEEPPFKNKQKSLVRVQNLSDKSLTLKTADGKTDVVQAVAAKGRGEREINPVKVSLALYEGDKKVGDVKPVALERGEAAVLYVTGTGANLSPVWVKRPVSTR, via the coding sequence ATGACTTTCACTACTAACCTCGCAAAAACTTTTGCCCTCGTCGCCGGCATGAGCGTTGTTTCGATGTCTGCCTTCGCCGGTGGCGATGCCGCGCTCTACGGCCCCGTCGCGCCAAAAGGCTCCAGCTTTGTGCGGGTGTACAACGCCAGCAACCAGGAAGTCAGCGCCACCGTTGGCAGCACCAACCTCAACGAGGTTGCACCGCTGGCCAGCAGTGACTTCAGCTTCATGCCGGGCGGTGACTACAGCGCCAAGGTCGGCAGCCAGACCCTGCCGGTCAAGCTTGCCGCCGACCACTACTACACCCTGGTCAGCAGTGGCAGTGGCCAGCCGCAATTGATCGAGGAACCGCCATTCAAGAACAAGCAGAAATCCCTGGTGCGCGTGCAGAACCTCAGCGACAAGTCGCTGACCCTGAAAACCGCCGACGGCAAGACCGATGTGGTCCAGGCCGTGGCCGCCAAGGGCCGTGGCGAGCGCGAGATCAACCCGGTAAAGGTCAGCCTGGCGCTGTATGAGGGCGACAAAAAAGTCGGCGACGTAAAACCAGTGGCCCTGGAGCGCGGTGAAGCCGCAGTGCTCTACGTCACCGGCACCGGCGCCAACCTATCGCCAGTGTGGGTCAAGCGCCCTGTGTCGACCCGCTGA